The proteins below come from a single Mercenaria mercenaria strain notata chromosome 3, MADL_Memer_1, whole genome shotgun sequence genomic window:
- the LOC128555900 gene encoding uncharacterized protein LOC128555900, whose amino-acid sequence MSGKADDDISRLVYTALDTFGYHLESVSFRSKVYDNLSNIATLCNSREGISHSVVFVGSLGEGVGLSDSDLDGMIILGDTICVEKASAQGHFNILELDNATSPPGYTKIVPVYLDENNLSHILFKSSYMYTSQTGCPYISSAVLSNYVHKWVEILYSKRYDGFKNGKVTKNGPATTFEIMVSCEQDIVPSVYCFGEKHLRKWKDRTRRNTWPSINLVQEISEMEGYTVPVGDKLSDSHFLEWRICYTTAEKKLISTLNDVQVKLYVLLKLIAKKILKPVCKDITSYIVTNVVFWVVETNQESSFSPELLLKLVQKSLFFLKYCLENNHFPNYMIPDRNLLNVVFGHYKTKVIRLLSDCLKEEGSIVLRVPKLRELMYCNFTTIERTIYRDWRNEAEKYILNI is encoded by the coding sequence ATGTCTGGGAAAGCGGATGATGACATTTCTCGATTGGTATATACAGCACTTGATACGTTCGGATATCACCTAGAGTCCGTGTCTTTTCGTTCAAAAGTCTATGACAATTTGTCAAATATAGCAACTCTATGTAATTCTAGGGAAGGAATATCACATTCAGTTGTCTTTGTGGGTAGCTTAGGTGAAGGTGTTGGATTATCAGACAGCGATTTAGATGGAATGATAATACTTGGTGACACCATATGTGTAGAAAAAGCAAGCGCTCAAGGACACTTCAATATTCTGGAGCTGGATAATGCAACTTCTCCTCCTGGATACACAAAAATAGTTCCTGTGTATTTGGATGAAAATAATTTGagtcatattttgtttaagtctTCATATATGTACACATCTCAGACAGGGTGCCCATATATATCTAGTGCTGTACTCAGTAATTATGTTCATAAGTGGGTAGAAATATTATACAGTAAAAGATATGATGGCTTTAAAAATGGAAAGGTGACGAAAAACGGTCCTGCTACAACGTTTGAAATCATGGTTTCATGCGAGCAGGATATAGTTCCTTCTGTATATTGTTTTGGGGAAAAACATTTAAGGAAATGGAAAGACAGAACCAGACGTAACACGTGGCCATCAATTAATCTAGTTCAGGAAATTTCTGAGATGGAAGGTTATACTGTGCCTGTTGGGGATAAATTAAGTGACAGCCATTTTTTGGAATGGCGGATATGCTACACTACTGCAGAAAAGAAATTGATATCAACTCTAAACGATGTTCAAGTTAAATTATATGTATTGTTAAAACTCATAGCAAAGAAAATACTGAAACCTGTTTGTAAGGATATTACTTCTTACATAGTAACAAATGTTGTTTTCTGGGTTGTAGAAACAAATCAGGAAAGCTCGTTTTCTCCAGAATTATTGTTGAAGCTAGtacaaaaatcattgtttttcctTAAATACTGTCTAGAAAATAATCATTTTCCAAATTATATGATACCAGACAGAAATCTTCTGAATGTAGTATTCGGTCATTATAAAACAAAGGTCATACGTTTGTTATCCGATTGTTTGAAAGAGGAAGGATCTATAGTTCTTAGGGTTCCAAAACTGCGTGAATTAATGTATTGCAACTTTACAACGATAGAAAGAACTATCTATAGAGATTGGAGAAATGAggcagaaaaatatattttaaatatatga